One Glaciihabitans arcticus DNA window includes the following coding sequences:
- a CDS encoding SipW-dependent-type signal peptide-containing protein codes for MQNSVPAGLATAPSKTSAIRALFATAGTLAAGVLVAVLAAGGTYALWNDSVPVQAATVQTGTSGITVNGAETFSVDLSATTLLPGRSVVPATPIVLKNIGVTPLSVTAPSIIFTAESSALQPYLQVSMIQATGTTCTVTADGTPLPAAIAPIAFTVGQTTPVCLEIRLAPDAPASVQGSSATFLISLNAAQVRP; via the coding sequence ATGCAGAACTCTGTGCCCGCTGGCCTCGCCACGGCCCCCTCTAAGACATCCGCCATCCGTGCCTTGTTCGCCACGGCAGGAACGCTCGCCGCTGGAGTGCTGGTAGCAGTACTCGCGGCAGGTGGAACCTACGCCCTGTGGAACGACTCGGTTCCCGTGCAGGCAGCTACGGTGCAGACCGGCACAAGCGGTATCACCGTCAATGGCGCCGAGACTTTCAGCGTCGACCTCAGCGCGACTACTCTGCTGCCCGGTAGGTCAGTGGTTCCGGCAACGCCGATCGTGCTCAAGAACATCGGCGTCACGCCCCTCAGCGTGACCGCACCGAGCATTATCTTCACCGCGGAATCCAGTGCGCTTCAGCCGTACCTGCAGGTGTCGATGATCCAGGCCACCGGAACCACCTGCACGGTGACCGCCGATGGCACCCCGCTTCCGGCCGCGATAGCGCCCATCGCTTTTACAGTCGGCCAGACCACCCCGGTCTGCCTCGAGATTCGCCTCGCGCCTGACGCCCCCGCTTCGGTGCAGGGCTCATCAGCGACGTTCCTCATCAGCCTCAACGCGGCGCAGGTGCGCCCGTGA
- a CDS encoding RICIN domain-containing protein translates to MSIRNRIVAAISMALFFVLVGTGAASALWLSFNSVGATVKVANLADACTNVTQMLNASFEQPAQASTLGYANDGQMNGWRAKGANGQPVRIEIWNGYDNVPAGVGSQFVELNADEPGTIYQSLTTTPGQTLQWSFLHRGRSGVDTMELFIGAVNAGVSQGSFSDGTGVWNRYSGAYVVPAGQSTTELSFKAVSAAGGPSIGNFLDDVSFGTGPCLTAQTAVTNVTLAGTSYRPGDVLEYTTTVSNVGSSLSQNSIFAGVVPEGLEYQANSITIDGVARTDALAGDQANYVTADRKVVARIGNGATDTLGGTIAQGTQTVVIKYRVKVPAAATGVSYAFTPTVAYVNGLASGWVRTATSNTVTITTVGGADLSTVVTATPSSVGRTSTTATAVQWTWVVTNNGNIPSGGTVTVPISIPTAATLTGNAVPTIAAGQTGSCTLTSCTTTPAIAVGHSRTFSVTRTVTTAAVPGTAYTLTASASSSVADYVAANNSGSATVTVTDTAAPNKPVAYAFASRGQVQLNWPIPADNVGVVSYRIYRAGIAIATTSDLLYVDAGLNASTPYTYTITAIDAAGNESVPSDVMSVTTPATLSATQRFTLRTTHATPYLCFTPDTVANAADIDQNTCGASNNQVGSTAQRVVFTNAGDGFYRITPQNNANLAWAIEPGTNQLLDGAKLQLNTWSSADNQEWAQVAEPGGYVRFINKLTNKCLDINGQSTTLGLQFQQYTCNNTVAQRFTMTAVN, encoded by the coding sequence GTGAGTATCCGCAATCGCATCGTTGCAGCCATCTCGATGGCTCTCTTCTTCGTATTGGTAGGGACGGGAGCGGCGTCCGCCCTCTGGCTGTCATTCAATTCCGTCGGCGCGACGGTCAAGGTGGCCAACCTCGCCGATGCCTGCACGAATGTCACCCAGATGCTGAACGCGAGCTTTGAGCAGCCAGCGCAGGCAAGCACGCTCGGCTATGCGAACGACGGCCAGATGAACGGATGGCGCGCGAAGGGCGCGAACGGCCAGCCTGTGCGCATCGAGATCTGGAATGGCTATGACAACGTCCCTGCGGGCGTCGGGAGTCAGTTTGTCGAGCTCAACGCCGACGAGCCAGGAACCATCTACCAGTCACTCACCACGACCCCGGGTCAGACTCTGCAGTGGTCATTCCTGCACCGCGGTCGCTCCGGCGTCGACACCATGGAACTCTTCATCGGTGCGGTGAACGCCGGTGTCTCCCAGGGGAGCTTCAGCGATGGCACCGGTGTATGGAACCGTTACTCGGGTGCCTACGTTGTACCTGCGGGCCAGAGCACAACGGAGCTCAGCTTCAAGGCGGTCTCTGCGGCGGGCGGCCCGTCGATCGGAAACTTCCTCGACGACGTGTCGTTCGGTACCGGGCCGTGCCTGACGGCGCAGACCGCCGTCACCAACGTCACGCTGGCCGGCACCAGCTATCGTCCCGGTGATGTGCTGGAGTACACGACGACCGTGAGCAACGTCGGAAGCTCGCTTTCGCAGAACAGCATTTTTGCGGGCGTCGTACCGGAGGGCCTCGAATACCAGGCTAACTCGATCACCATCGATGGAGTCGCCCGCACCGACGCCCTCGCTGGCGATCAGGCGAACTATGTGACGGCGGATCGCAAGGTCGTTGCCCGTATCGGAAACGGCGCCACTGACACCCTCGGCGGCACCATTGCTCAAGGCACTCAGACCGTGGTCATCAAGTACCGCGTCAAGGTGCCCGCCGCGGCCACCGGTGTCAGCTACGCGTTCACACCCACCGTCGCTTACGTCAACGGACTCGCCTCGGGATGGGTGCGAACTGCGACGTCGAACACCGTCACCATCACGACCGTCGGCGGGGCAGACCTGTCTACAGTCGTCACCGCGACCCCGTCGTCAGTGGGTCGCACGAGCACCACGGCCACGGCCGTGCAGTGGACCTGGGTGGTCACGAATAACGGCAACATTCCGAGCGGCGGGACGGTGACCGTGCCCATCTCGATTCCGACGGCGGCAACTCTCACCGGGAACGCGGTTCCCACCATCGCTGCGGGGCAGACCGGCTCCTGCACGTTGACCTCCTGCACCACCACACCTGCGATCGCCGTAGGCCACTCGCGGACTTTCTCAGTGACCCGCACCGTCACCACGGCTGCGGTTCCTGGCACGGCATACACCCTGACCGCCAGCGCCTCGTCTTCGGTCGCTGACTACGTCGCAGCCAACAACTCGGGCTCGGCGACGGTGACCGTCACGGATACCGCGGCTCCCAACAAGCCCGTGGCGTACGCCTTCGCGTCTCGTGGGCAGGTGCAACTCAACTGGCCGATCCCCGCGGACAACGTCGGTGTGGTGAGCTACAGGATCTACCGAGCGGGTATCGCGATTGCCACCACTTCAGACCTGCTGTATGTGGATGCGGGTCTCAATGCATCCACCCCGTACACGTACACGATCACGGCCATCGATGCTGCCGGTAATGAGTCGGTGCCATCCGACGTCATGTCGGTGACGACTCCAGCCACGTTGAGCGCAACACAGCGCTTCACTCTTCGCACCACCCACGCGACGCCTTACCTGTGCTTCACGCCGGACACCGTCGCCAACGCAGCTGACATCGACCAGAACACCTGCGGAGCATCCAACAACCAGGTGGGATCCACGGCGCAGCGCGTTGTCTTCACCAACGCGGGTGACGGTTTCTATCGGATTACGCCTCAGAACAACGCGAACCTGGCCTGGGCGATTGAACCGGGCACCAACCAGCTACTCGACGGCGCCAAGCTCCAGTTGAACACGTGGAGCAGTGCGGACAACCAGGAGTGGGCGCAGGTTGCCGAACCGGGTGGTTACGTGCGATTCATCAACAAGCTGACTAACAAATGCCTCGATATCAACGGACAATCCACGACTCTTGGACTCCAGTTCCAGCAGTACACCTGCAATAACACCGTTGCTCAGCGCTTCACCATGACAGCGGTGAACTGA
- a CDS encoding signal peptidase I, which yields MSGEQPAGVEETPTEVAEAPKAKQEKSLAHYLGLMFGIVLVIVVAFFAAILIIIPKVGGAIPLTVLTQSMEPGLPPGTLIVVGPVEFDEIEVGDVITYQIRSGEPGVITHRVIGFTSGDDGGQRLILQGDNNDTPDEPVRDVQVQGRMWYSVPYLGFVNQAVNGEDRGGIVAVIAGLFFAYAAFMVFTGIADSRKKKRGKGRRSDAKK from the coding sequence GTGAGCGGGGAGCAGCCCGCGGGGGTCGAAGAGACGCCCACAGAAGTCGCTGAGGCGCCCAAAGCCAAGCAGGAGAAGAGCCTCGCGCACTACCTCGGCCTGATGTTCGGCATCGTGCTGGTGATCGTCGTGGCGTTCTTCGCCGCGATCCTCATCATCATCCCGAAGGTGGGTGGGGCCATCCCGCTCACCGTTCTCACACAGTCCATGGAACCGGGACTTCCGCCCGGAACGCTCATCGTGGTCGGACCGGTCGAGTTCGACGAGATCGAGGTCGGCGACGTCATCACCTACCAGATCCGTTCGGGCGAGCCCGGTGTGATCACCCACCGCGTGATCGGCTTCACGAGCGGTGACGATGGCGGTCAGCGACTCATCCTGCAGGGTGATAACAACGACACGCCTGATGAGCCGGTGCGCGACGTGCAGGTGCAGGGTCGTATGTGGTACTCCGTTCCCTACCTCGGTTTTGTCAACCAGGCCGTCAACGGCGAGGACCGCGGCGGCATCGTCGCCGTGATCGCCGGACTCTTCTTCGCCTACGCCGCCTTTATGGTGTTCACCGGCATCGCCGACTCGCGCAAGAAGAAGCGTGGCAAGGGCCGCCGTTCAGACGCCAAGAAGTAG
- the glgP gene encoding alpha-glucan family phosphorylase, which yields MKAIRRFTVRTVLPERLAALEELATNLRWSWHEPTRQLFAGIEPSVWDEIGHDPIGLLGAVSPARLAELADDAAFVERADSLLAELHAYLREPRWYQGLENAPASLAYFSPEFGIAAALPQYSGGLGILAGDHLKSASDLGVPIIGVGLFYRAGYFRQAISRDGWQQESYPVLDPDGLPLRVLRHPDGRAAMVTLALPDGKALYARIWQLNVGRIPLLLLDTDIPENDDDLRGVTDRLYGGAGEHRLLQELLLGIGGVRAIGIYTELTSTPVPLVFHTNEGHAGFLGLERISDLIGAGLSFAEALQVVRSGTVFTTHTPVPAGIDRFEAPMVERYFSTELLPGVDAADVLALGIEAHEGGDPEMFNMAVMGLRLGQRANGVSILHGEVSRGMFGPLWPGFDNADVPITSVTNGVHAPTWTDPLLLELANSKLGTRDTTSADWRSEAVTDGDLWGVRGAMRAQLVTDARRRVTDAWQEQNPGVQAPDWYNDLLDPNVLTIGFARRVPTYKRLTLMLHDEDRLRALLLHPERPIQIVIAGKSHPADDEGKRLIQRLIEFASEPELRNRIVFLPNYDIAMARLLYPGTDVWLNNPLRPLEACGTSGMKAALNGSLNLSILDGWWAEFYDEENGWAIPSSDATDPAERDRLEAESLYDLIEHQVAPRFYDRGDDGVPTRWVQAIRHTLATLSPELSADRMVREYVNRLYLPAAEAHAEITASSYQPARELAAWKARVTAAWPSVSVTHVESGGVDTVPQVGDTLHLRAHVALGTLTPDDVLVEVVYGRARGEDELLDIQRAPLELETHDLGAAATFGGDMTLARAGSFGYNVRVVPRHPLLASSAELGLIAVME from the coding sequence GTGAAGGCCATTCGTCGATTTACCGTCCGCACCGTTCTGCCAGAGCGCCTCGCCGCGCTCGAGGAGCTCGCCACCAACCTTCGCTGGTCGTGGCACGAGCCGACACGGCAGCTATTCGCTGGCATCGAGCCCTCCGTGTGGGACGAAATCGGCCACGACCCCATCGGACTGCTCGGGGCCGTGAGTCCCGCCCGTCTTGCCGAGCTAGCGGATGACGCGGCCTTCGTCGAGCGTGCTGACTCCCTGCTGGCGGAACTCCACGCGTATCTGCGCGAGCCCCGCTGGTACCAGGGTCTGGAGAACGCGCCGGCATCCCTCGCCTACTTCTCACCGGAGTTCGGAATCGCCGCAGCGCTTCCGCAGTACTCGGGCGGCCTCGGCATTCTCGCCGGCGACCACTTGAAGAGCGCCTCCGACCTCGGCGTGCCGATCATCGGCGTGGGCCTGTTCTACCGGGCCGGCTACTTCCGTCAGGCGATCTCGCGTGACGGCTGGCAGCAGGAGAGCTACCCCGTGCTCGACCCCGACGGACTGCCGCTGCGCGTGCTGCGCCACCCCGACGGTCGCGCCGCGATGGTCACCCTCGCACTTCCGGACGGCAAGGCGCTCTACGCACGCATCTGGCAGCTGAATGTCGGGCGCATCCCGTTGCTGCTGCTGGACACCGACATCCCCGAGAACGACGACGACCTGCGCGGTGTCACCGACCGGCTCTACGGCGGCGCGGGCGAACACCGCCTGTTGCAGGAACTGCTGCTCGGCATCGGTGGCGTGCGCGCGATCGGCATCTACACCGAGCTGACCTCGACGCCCGTGCCCCTCGTGTTCCACACCAACGAGGGCCACGCGGGCTTCCTCGGTCTCGAGCGCATCAGCGACCTGATCGGTGCGGGCCTCTCGTTCGCCGAGGCCCTGCAGGTGGTGCGCAGCGGCACCGTCTTCACGACCCACACACCGGTGCCCGCGGGCATCGACCGGTTCGAGGCACCCATGGTCGAGCGCTACTTCTCGACCGAGCTGCTGCCCGGCGTCGACGCGGCCGACGTGCTCGCCCTCGGCATCGAGGCGCACGAGGGCGGCGACCCCGAGATGTTCAACATGGCCGTGATGGGCCTGCGTCTCGGGCAGCGCGCCAACGGTGTCTCCATCCTGCACGGCGAGGTGAGTCGCGGCATGTTCGGCCCGCTTTGGCCCGGTTTTGATAACGCGGATGTGCCGATCACCTCGGTCACGAACGGCGTTCACGCCCCCACCTGGACCGACCCCCTGCTGCTCGAACTCGCGAACTCGAAGCTCGGCACGAGGGATACCACCTCCGCCGACTGGCGCTCCGAGGCGGTCACCGACGGCGACCTCTGGGGAGTGCGCGGTGCGATGCGTGCCCAGCTCGTCACCGACGCCCGCCGCCGTGTGACCGACGCCTGGCAGGAGCAGAACCCCGGAGTGCAGGCGCCCGACTGGTACAACGACCTGCTCGACCCGAACGTGCTCACCATCGGCTTCGCCCGGCGTGTTCCTACCTACAAGCGCCTCACGCTGATGCTGCACGACGAGGACCGCCTGCGCGCGCTGCTGCTGCACCCCGAGCGCCCCATCCAGATCGTGATCGCCGGTAAATCGCACCCCGCCGACGACGAGGGCAAGCGCCTCATCCAGCGCCTCATCGAGTTCGCATCGGAGCCCGAGCTGCGCAATCGCATCGTGTTCCTTCCGAATTACGACATCGCCATGGCCCGACTGCTCTATCCCGGTACTGACGTGTGGCTCAACAACCCGCTGCGCCCACTCGAAGCCTGCGGCACGAGCGGCATGAAGGCCGCGCTCAACGGATCCCTCAACCTGTCGATCCTCGACGGCTGGTGGGCCGAGTTCTACGATGAGGAGAACGGCTGGGCGATTCCCAGCTCCGACGCTACCGACCCGGCAGAACGCGACCGCCTCGAGGCCGAATCGCTCTACGACCTCATCGAGCACCAGGTCGCCCCGCGCTTCTACGACCGCGGTGACGACGGCGTGCCCACGCGCTGGGTGCAGGCCATCCGTCACACTCTCGCAACGCTGTCGCCCGAGCTCTCGGCCGACCGCATGGTGCGCGAGTACGTCAACCGCCTGTACCTGCCGGCCGCAGAGGCCCACGCCGAGATCACCGCGTCGAGCTACCAGCCGGCCCGCGAGCTCGCGGCGTGGAAGGCGCGCGTGACCGCGGCCTGGCCGAGCGTGAGCGTCACCCACGTCGAGTCGGGCGGTGTCGACACGGTGCCGCAGGTGGGGGATACCCTGCACCTGCGCGCACACGTCGCGCTCGGCACCCTCACCCCCGACGATGTTCTCGTCGAGGTTGTGTACGGGCGGGCGCGCGGCGAGGACGAGCTTCTGGACATCCAGCGCGCGCCGCTCGAACTCGAGACGCACGACCTGGGTGCGGCAGCGACCTTCGGTGGCGACATGACGCTGGCTCGCGCCGGGAGCTTCGGCTACAACGTTCGGGTTGTGCCGCGGCATCCCCTGCTCGCATCGTCCGCGGAGCTGGGCCTGATCGCCGTTATGGAGTAG
- a CDS encoding DUF998 domain-containing protein, with the protein MTRRQLLLRAILAAFGPIVFLAAEAISALGWTAGTYNYGHNFISDLGTRVCTADFGGRAMCSPLWPVMTFGFVAMGAAVMTTMFLLARSLTKGRRITVSVLGISVLVGMLLVAIFPGGIESVASGAIALHALGAGIAIAAGNLLAIVLGSARTQLGMPRWYAYVIPIIGVIGLVGLVFTVTPQSIADPAIFERIAVYSIFAWQLITSALLFRRAVTTP; encoded by the coding sequence GTGACCCGTCGGCAACTACTCCTGCGCGCCATCCTCGCCGCGTTCGGCCCCATCGTCTTCCTCGCCGCCGAGGCGATCAGCGCTCTCGGCTGGACGGCCGGAACCTACAACTACGGCCACAACTTCATCAGCGACCTCGGCACCCGCGTCTGCACGGCCGACTTCGGCGGTCGCGCGATGTGCTCGCCGCTCTGGCCCGTCATGACCTTCGGCTTCGTCGCGATGGGCGCCGCAGTCATGACGACGATGTTTCTTCTGGCCCGATCGCTCACGAAGGGCCGCCGCATCACGGTGAGCGTCCTCGGCATCTCGGTTCTCGTCGGCATGCTGCTCGTCGCGATCTTCCCGGGTGGCATCGAGTCGGTCGCGAGTGGCGCGATCGCCCTGCACGCGCTGGGTGCCGGCATCGCGATCGCCGCCGGCAACCTGCTCGCGATCGTGCTAGGGAGCGCCCGAACCCAGCTCGGGATGCCGCGCTGGTACGCCTACGTCATCCCGATCATCGGAGTCATCGGCCTGGTCGGACTCGTTTTCACCGTCACCCCGCAGTCGATCGCCGACCCCGCGATCTTCGAGCGCATCGCCGTGTACTCGATCTTCGCGTGGCAGCTGATCACGTCGGCGCTGCTGTTCCGCAGGGCCGTAACTACTCCATAA
- the ybaK gene encoding Cys-tRNA(Pro) deacylase: MSKNRDASGATPATVALLAAGVPFTPHAYAHDAGSTNFGAEAASELNLDPERVFKTLLADVDGSLVVAIVPVSGKLDLKALASAVGGRKAEMADPKLAERRTGYIVGGISPIGQKTKHATVLDETAELFDTIFVSGGKRGFDIELAPTDLLRVTDGIIAAIGRDS; this comes from the coding sequence ATGTCGAAGAATCGGGATGCCTCCGGCGCAACCCCCGCGACGGTAGCCCTCTTGGCAGCCGGTGTGCCGTTCACGCCTCACGCCTACGCGCACGACGCGGGTTCGACGAACTTCGGGGCGGAGGCCGCGTCCGAGCTGAATCTCGACCCCGAGCGCGTGTTCAAGACCCTGCTCGCGGATGTCGACGGATCCCTGGTCGTGGCGATCGTTCCGGTCTCCGGCAAGCTGGATCTCAAGGCCCTCGCGAGCGCGGTCGGCGGCCGCAAGGCCGAGATGGCCGACCCGAAGCTGGCCGAGCGCCGCACCGGCTACATCGTGGGCGGTATCAGCCCGATCGGCCAGAAGACGAAACACGCGACGGTGCTCGACGAGACAGCCGAGCTGTTCGACACGATCTTCGTGAGCGGCGGCAAGCGCGGCTTCGACATCGAGCTCGCTCCAACCGACCTGCTGCGCGTCACCGACGGCATCATCGCCGCGATTGGAAGAGATTCGTGA
- the glgX gene encoding glycogen debranching protein GlgX, which yields MSSLSPAEVAPLGVRLTAAGGEIRVWSESATAIEVCLYSAKDPNWVVSTMDLEPQGDGVWFGTSPGLVAGTRYSLRASGPTGPTHQFDPTVDLIDPYSRGLARTSEGEWRSYVQDDEFDWQGVEKPGTPLDHVVLYEAHVKGLSKLNLDVPEELRGTYAGLGHESTIRYLQDLGVTTVELLPVHQSVSEQRLIKQGLTNYWGYNTLNFFTPHAEYATRSAQTGGTGAVLREFKEMVRSLHAAGLQVVLDVVYNHTAEEGPTGPTTSLRGLDNANYYRQDATGAYIDVTGCGNTVDFSKDAAQRLVLDSLRYWANDVQVDGFRFDLMATLGRDEKVEYQREHPLLTAILGDPQLQDSVMISEPWDVGMGGWQVGNFPLGYLEWNDGYRDRMRDFWLSDVGAAREHGSAPNGIGSLARRLAGSAHVFSNERGPLASVNFITAHDGFTMADLTAYNAKHNAGNGENNRDGTDNNHSFNHGTEGPTTDEVVLDARCKAMRNLLGTLLLSAGIPMLTAGDEFGRSQRGNNNAYCHDSELTWLPWSRDEWQDDLLEVSRLLIRLRHENPALRPVRFGRFGETVPSASQMDWYNTEGLTMSDGDWNSPASRTLQYLAASTPEVEEFNRILLIVHGLEEDVTVTLPEHEGVTGYTLLWDSALADLPAAGDADPGSEVTISGTSMRLYRAL from the coding sequence ATGTCTTCGCTTTCCCCCGCCGAGGTCGCTCCCCTGGGGGTGAGGCTCACCGCTGCAGGCGGGGAGATCCGCGTCTGGTCGGAGAGCGCGACAGCCATCGAGGTCTGCCTGTACTCGGCGAAGGACCCGAACTGGGTCGTCTCCACCATGGATCTCGAACCCCAGGGCGACGGTGTCTGGTTCGGCACCTCCCCCGGACTCGTCGCCGGCACCCGCTACTCGCTGCGCGCATCGGGCCCGACCGGCCCGACCCACCAATTCGACCCGACCGTCGACCTGATCGATCCGTACTCGCGCGGGCTGGCCCGCACGAGCGAGGGCGAGTGGCGCTCCTACGTGCAGGACGACGAATTCGACTGGCAGGGCGTCGAGAAGCCCGGCACACCACTCGACCACGTCGTGCTCTACGAGGCGCACGTGAAGGGCCTCTCCAAACTGAACCTCGATGTGCCCGAAGAACTGCGTGGCACCTACGCGGGGCTCGGTCACGAGTCGACCATCCGCTACCTGCAGGATCTCGGCGTCACCACCGTCGAACTGCTTCCCGTGCACCAGTCGGTGAGCGAGCAGCGTCTCATCAAGCAAGGCCTCACCAACTACTGGGGGTACAACACCCTCAACTTCTTCACCCCGCACGCCGAGTACGCCACCAGGTCCGCGCAGACGGGCGGCACGGGCGCCGTGCTCCGCGAGTTCAAGGAGATGGTGCGCAGCCTGCACGCGGCGGGGCTGCAGGTCGTGCTCGATGTCGTCTACAACCACACCGCCGAGGAGGGCCCGACCGGACCGACCACCTCGCTCAGGGGCCTCGACAACGCCAACTACTACCGCCAGGACGCGACCGGCGCCTACATCGACGTCACCGGCTGCGGCAACACGGTCGATTTCTCGAAGGATGCGGCCCAGCGCCTCGTGCTCGACTCCCTGCGCTACTGGGCCAACGACGTGCAGGTCGACGGCTTCCGTTTCGACCTCATGGCGACCCTGGGCCGCGACGAGAAGGTCGAGTACCAGCGCGAGCACCCGCTGCTCACGGCGATCCTCGGTGACCCGCAGCTGCAGGACTCGGTGATGATCTCCGAGCCCTGGGATGTCGGTATGGGCGGCTGGCAGGTCGGCAACTTCCCGCTCGGCTACCTCGAGTGGAACGACGGCTACCGCGACCGCATGCGCGACTTCTGGCTCTCCGACGTGGGAGCCGCCCGCGAGCACGGCAGCGCGCCGAACGGCATCGGATCCCTCGCCCGCCGCCTCGCCGGCTCCGCCCACGTCTTCTCGAACGAGCGTGGCCCGCTCGCCTCCGTCAACTTCATCACCGCGCACGACGGCTTCACGATGGCCGACCTCACCGCGTACAACGCGAAGCACAACGCCGGTAACGGTGAGAACAACCGCGACGGCACCGACAACAACCACTCCTTCAACCACGGCACTGAGGGCCCGACCACCGACGAGGTCGTTCTCGACGCTCGGTGCAAGGCCATGCGCAACCTGCTCGGAACGCTGCTGTTGAGTGCGGGCATCCCGATGTTGACTGCCGGTGACGAATTCGGTCGCAGCCAGCGCGGCAACAACAACGCCTACTGCCACGACAGCGAGCTGACCTGGCTGCCGTGGTCTCGGGACGAGTGGCAGGATGACCTGCTCGAAGTCTCGCGACTGCTCATCCGCCTGCGGCACGAGAACCCCGCCCTGCGCCCGGTGCGTTTCGGCCGCTTCGGCGAGACGGTGCCGAGCGCCTCGCAGATGGACTGGTACAACACCGAGGGCCTGACGATGTCGGACGGAGACTGGAATTCGCCCGCCTCCCGCACCCTGCAGTACCTCGCGGCCTCGACGCCCGAGGTCGAGGAGTTCAACCGCATCCTGCTCATCGTGCACGGCCTCGAGGAGGACGTCACGGTCACCCTGCCCGAACACGAGGGCGTGACCGGCTACACCCTGCTCTGGGACTCGGCCCTCGCCGACCTGCCCGCGGCCGGCGACGCCGACCCCGGCAGCGAGGTCACCATCTCCGGCACCTCGATGCGCCTGTACCGCGCGCTCTGA
- a CDS encoding cysteine desulfurase family protein, with translation MPIYLDHAATTPMRGDVIAAYAQALAVVGNPASIHSQGQNAKRMLEEAREQVAASLGADSVEVTFTGGGTESVNLGIKGLFWAREGAGRRILVPEGEHHATMDAVEWLAKHEGALIEWIPIDGSGRIQLDALAAALDRFDDVALVTALLANNEVGTIQPIAEIVALAAAHGVPVHVDAIAAYGYLAVDFHALGAATLSVSAHKIGGPVGVGALLIARRATVVPLVHGGNQQRGRSGTQDVAGAVAFGFAAEQAVAGLAGAAGLAGLRDRLIAGVQAAVPSAILRGDPVDRLAGNVHFTFPGCEGDSLLFLLDVAGFSVSTGSACQAGVPEASHVLLSMGLSEPDARGALRMTLGHASTAEEVDALVAALPAAVASASRAGLAENSRFGG, from the coding sequence GTGCCGATCTACCTCGACCACGCGGCGACGACGCCGATGCGCGGCGACGTGATCGCTGCCTACGCGCAGGCGCTCGCCGTGGTCGGCAACCCCGCCTCCATCCACAGCCAGGGCCAGAATGCGAAGCGGATGCTCGAGGAGGCCCGCGAGCAGGTCGCCGCCTCCCTGGGGGCCGACTCTGTCGAAGTCACGTTCACCGGGGGCGGCACCGAATCCGTCAATCTCGGCATCAAGGGGCTGTTCTGGGCTCGCGAGGGAGCGGGTCGTCGCATCCTCGTTCCGGAGGGGGAGCACCACGCCACCATGGACGCCGTCGAGTGGCTCGCGAAGCACGAGGGCGCGCTGATCGAGTGGATTCCGATCGACGGGAGTGGCCGCATCCAGCTCGATGCACTGGCCGCGGCCCTGGATCGCTTCGACGACGTCGCACTCGTGACCGCGCTGCTCGCCAACAACGAGGTCGGCACGATCCAGCCCATCGCTGAGATCGTCGCGCTCGCCGCGGCTCACGGCGTGCCCGTGCACGTGGATGCGATCGCGGCCTACGGCTACTTGGCCGTCGACTTCCACGCGCTGGGTGCCGCGACCCTCTCGGTGTCGGCGCACAAGATCGGCGGCCCGGTCGGCGTCGGCGCGCTGCTCATCGCCCGCAGGGCCACGGTCGTGCCGCTGGTGCACGGCGGCAACCAGCAGCGGGGACGCTCCGGCACCCAGGACGTGGCCGGAGCCGTCGCATTCGGGTTCGCGGCCGAGCAGGCGGTCGCCGGGCTGGCCGGCGCTGCCGGACTGGCCGGCCTGCGTGATCGGCTCATCGCCGGCGTCCAGGCCGCGGTGCCGTCGGCGATCCTGCGCGGCGACCCCGTCGACCGCCTCGCCGGCAACGTGCACTTCACCTTTCCCGGCTGCGAGGGCGACTCTCTGCTGTTCCTGCTCGATGTCGCCGGCTTCTCGGTCTCGACCGGATCCGCCTGCCAGGCCGGAGTGCCCGAGGCATCGCACGTGCTCCTGTCGATGGGCCTCAGCGAACCCGACGCGCGCGGTGCGCTGAGGATGACGCTCGGCCACGCATCCACAGCGGAGGAAGTCGACGCGCTCGTCGCGGCGCTCCCCGCCGCCGTGGCCAGCGCGAGCCGCGCCGGTCTCGCCGAGAACTCCCGCTTCGGCGGCTGA